In Notamacropus eugenii isolate mMacEug1 chromosome 1, mMacEug1.pri_v2, whole genome shotgun sequence, one genomic interval encodes:
- the DUSP1 gene encoding dual specificity protein phosphatase 1 — protein MVNMEICSLDCESLRALLQERAAQCLVLDCRSFFSFNSSHILGSFNVRFSTIVKRRAKGAMGLEHIVPNEELRSRLLAGLYHAVVLLDERSPELELSKRDSTLMLAASALCREARAARICFLKGGYEAFSSACSELCSKQSTPMGLSLPLSSNVPGSAESGCSSCGTPLYDQGGPVEILPFLYLGSAYHASRKDMLDALGITALINVSANCPNHFEDHYQYKSIPVEDNHKADISSWFNEAIDFIDSIKNAGGRVFVHCQAGISRSATICLAYLMRTNRVKLDEAFEFVKQRRSIISPNFSFMGQLLQFESQVLAPHCSAEAGSPAMAVLDRGTSTTTVFNFPVSIPVHSSSNALNYLQSPMTTSPSC, from the exons ATGGTCAACATGGAAATCTGTTCCCTGGACTGCGAGAGCTTGAGAGCGCTGCTGCAGGAGCGGGCGGCTCAGTGTCTGGTCCTGGACTGCcgctctttcttctccttcaactCCTCGCACATCCTGGGCTCCTTCAACGTGCGCTTCAGCACCATAGTCAAGAGGCGCGCCAAGGGCGCCATGGGACTGGAGCACATCGTCCCCAACGAGGAGCTGCGGAGCCGCTTGCTTGCTGGCCTCTACCACGCCGTGGTGCTCCTGGACGAACGAAGCCCGGAGCTGGAGTTGTCTAAGAGGGACAGCACCCTTATGCTGGCCGCCAGTGCCCTGTGTAGGGAGGCTCGCGCAGCGCGCATCTGCTTTCTCAAAG GAGGATACGAAGCTTTCTCTTCTGCCTGCTCGGAATTGTGCAGCAAACAGTCGACACCTATGGGTCTGAGCCTACCTCTGAGCTCCAACGTCCCCGGCAGTGCAGAATCAGGGTGCAGCTCTTGTGGCACACCTCTCTATGACCAG GGTGGTCCAGTGGAGATCCTGCCTTTTCTGTACTTAGGCAGTGCTTATCATGCGTCCAGGAAAGATATGCTGGATGCCTTGGGAATCACAGCCTTGATCAATGTCTCTGCAAATTGCCCCAACCATTTTGAGGATCACTACCAGTACAAGAGCATCCCTGTGGAGGACAACCACAAGGCTGATATAAGCTCCTGGTTCAACGAAGCCATTGACTTCATAG ACTCTATAAAGAATGCAGGAGGAAGGGTGTTCGTTCACTGTCAGGCTGGTATCTCCCGATCAGCCACCATCTGCCTAGCTTACCTCATGAGGACCAATCGGGTCAAACTGGATGAGGCCTTTGAGTTTGTGAAGCAAAGAAGAAGCATCATCTCTCCCAACTTCAGCTTTATGGGTCAGTTATTACAGTTCGAGTCCCAAGTCCTAGCTCCTCACTGTTCGGCAGAAGCAGGAAGTCCTGCCATGGCTGTACTTGACCGAGGGACCTCCACAACCACAGTCTTTAATTTCCCTGTCTCCATCCCCGTCCATTCTTCCTCTAATGCTTTGAACTACCTTCAGAGCCCAATGACCACTTCCCCAAGCTGCTGA